The genomic interval AGAAAACGGAACGCGGGCGATGAAATTCATCAAGAAGCTGCGCGCGGGCATTACCTGGATCAACTGCTACCACCCGACGTACAGTGAAGCGCCGTGGGGCGGTTATAAACAGAGCGGCATCGGCCGCGATTTAGGGACTTACGGGTTTGATGAATATACGGAAGTGAAGCAGATTAACATTAACCTGGAACCGGGACCCGTCGGCTGGTTTGAGGGATAGTTTTATTTTAAAGGGAGATTGGAATGTTTTTGGTCCAGGCTACGACAGATCATATTCTGCATGCGGCAAAGCTGTTTGACTTATATCGGCAGTTTTATGATCAGCCTGCCGATCCTGCGCTGGCGGAATCGTATATCCGTCAGCGTATCGTAAATAATGAGTCGGCGATTTTTTTGGCTTTTGAAGGCGGGGAGGCGGTTGGTTTTGTTCAGCTCTATCCCTCGTTTTGTTCGGTGGATGCGATCAGGATTCAGATTCTATACGACCTCTACGTAAAAGAAGCGTTTCGCGGAAACGGCATTGCCCGCTCGCTTATGAATAAAGCCAGAGCATATTCAAAAGCGAGCGGAGCAAAACGGATTGATTTATTGACCGGTGTTGAGAATAAGGCGGGTCGGGCCTTGTATGAAAAACTTGACTACTATCGGTCTGTGGATGACTTTATCGGGTACTCACTAAATTTGTGAAAAGATTATGAGACGTACAAAAGAAGAGGCGGATAAGACACGGGCGGCGATCCTCAAAGCCGCCCTAACGGTGTTTTATAAAAAAGGGGTCAGCCGTTCGACGCTGGCGGATATCGGCCAGGCGGCCGGTGTGACGCGCGGCGCGGTCTACCACCATTTCAAGGACAAGGTGGATCTGTTTCTTCAGCTCAGTGCCGAGATCACGAAATCGCGGCACTTTAATCCGGAAATCTGGAACGATGACTCTGTTCAGACTTTGGACGATCTGCGTGAAGTGATACTGGAACGGCTGCGGCTGTTCTTTGATGACCGCGATGTGCACAAGTTCATGATGACGATCTTTTCGCGTATGGAATACATCGACGATTTCAAGGAGTTCTGGATCAATGAAAAGAAGTACCAGCAGGCCTCAATCAAGGGACTGGAAAGTGCATTGGAGCGCTTGAAAGAGAAGGGGGAGGTCCGCAGTTCAATCAATCCGCTGCATGCAGCGCGGCATATTTATATTTTCATCGACGGGATTTACGACTGCTGGAGTATCGACGAAAAAGAATTTCTTGTGCGGGATGAGCTTGAAGAAGCTGTGGATGAATTCCTGATGCTGTTTAGGCCAGTCTGGCGCGGTAGTCCGCATAATTGAATTCGCGAAGAATTTCCACCTGATCACCGCGTCGGACAGCGATATCCGGGTGTTGAATGCCGTTGAAAAAGGTGGTCTTCACCATGGAGTAGTGGGCCATGTCTTTGAAGATCAGCCGGTCACCGACAGCCAACGGTTCATCGAATGAATAGTCGCCGATGATATCGCCGGCGAGGCAGCTGAGCCCGGCCAGCTTATAGGTGTAGGGTTTGGCTCCGGGAAGCGCGGCATTTTCAATCTCCGGGCGGTAGGGCATTTCCAGCACGTCGGGCATATGGCAGGTGCAGGAGACATCGAGGATAGCAATGGCGCCGTTGTTGTCGATGATGTCCAGCACCGAGGTGACGAGTTCGCCCGCATTGAGTGCCACGGCTTCGCCGGGTTCGAGGATGACCTGCACACCGTATTTCTTTTTAAAGGCGTTGATCAGTTTGACGAGCAGGTCGATGTCGTAGTCGTCGCGCGTAATATGATGCCCGCCGCCGAAATTCACCCAGTCCATTTGAGGCAGCAGATCGCTGAACTGTTCTTCAACAGCTTGCAGCGTGGTTTGCAGATCGTCGGCATTCTGTTCGCAGAGGGTGTGGAAATGAAGGCCGGTAATACCGGTCAGATTCTGTCCTTCAAAATCCCGGCGGCGAATACCGAGGCGGGATTGCGGGGCGCAGGGGTCGTAGATGGCATGGGCCGGATCCTGCGTGGAACATTCGGGATTTATGCGGAGGCCGAATTTGATGTCTGTGTCGCCGGCGGTCCGAAAGCGGTTGAGCTGATGGAATGAATTAAAGTCGATTTCATCGCAGAGTGTCAGCAGTTCCGCGAAATCGGCCTCGGAATAGGCGGCGGCGTAGGCATGAACTTCTTTGCCGAATTCTTCACGGCCGAGCCGTGCTTCCCAGGGTGAGCTGGCGCAGACGCCGTCGAGGTATTCTCCAATAATTGGAAAAAGGGGCCAAAGGGCGAAGCCTTTGAGGGCTAGCAGGATTTTACAGCCTGTCTGTTGTTTTACGGAAGCAAGTACTTCGCAGTTTTTTCGAACGAGATTTTCATCCACGATGAAAGCTGGAGTTTTAATATCCATCAATCGAGCTCAGCTACGGCGCCTTCGACTACCTTCCAGGGGAGACCGTATTGATTGAGGTCGTCCATAAACGGATCGGGGTCCATCTGTTCAATGTTGAAGACGCCTTTGCCGCTCCACTTTTTCTCGAGTACCATTTTTGAACCGATCATGCAGGGTACGCCGGTGGTGTAGGAAATCGCCTGTGATTTGACTTCGGCATAGCATTCCTGATGATCGCAGGTGTTATAGATGGTGATGGTTCGGGTTTCGCCGTTCTTAATGCCGGTAACCTGGCAGCCGATCCATGTTTTTCCTTTTGTGCGCGGGCCGAGGGTGGAGGGGTCGGGGAGGAGGGTTTTCAGGAACTGCAGCGGGATGATTTTCTGACCGTTGAATTCCACTTCGTCGATCCGGGTCATGCCGACATTGCCGAGCACTTCGAGGTGTTTGAGGTAGGAATCGCCGAAGCTCATCCAGAACCGGGCGCGTTTCAGCCCTTTAATATGTTTGCCGAGTGATTCGAGCTCCTCGTGATACATCAGGTAGATATTAAGGTCTCCGATATCTTCGGGCACCGCAAAGGAGCGTTTAACGGAAAGCGGTTCGGTTTCGATCCATTCACCGTTTTCCCAGTAGCGGCCTTTGGCGGTGACTTCGCGGATGTTGATTTCCGGATTGAAGTTGGTGGCAAAGGGGTAACCATGGTCGCCGGCGTTGCAGTCGATGATGTCGATGGTGTGGATTTCATCAAGATAGTGTTTCTGGATGTAGGTACAGAAGACCGAGGTGACGCCGGGGTCGAATCCGGAGCCGAGCAGGGCCATGAGACCGGCTTCTTTAAAGCGGTCGTGATAGGCCCACTGCCATTTATATTCAAATTTGGCGGTATCTTCAGGTTCATAGTTGGCGGTATCGATGTAGTGTACACCGGTTTCGAGGCAGGCATCCATGATGTGCAGATCCTGATAGGGCAGGGCCACATTGATCACCAGTTCCGGACCGAAGCGTTTAATCAGCTCCACCAGCTCCGGCACGTCGTCGGCATCGACCTGCGCTGTCTGAATCGGCCGGTCGAGTTGTGCAGCAATGGCATCGCACTTTGATTTTGTGCGGCTCGCCAGCATAATTTCTGAAAAGACTTCCGGCAGTGCGGCGCATTTGTGCACGACTACTCCGCTGACTCCGCCCGCTCCGATGATTAAAACCTTTGACATATTTTTAGCTCCTGAAAAAAGAGGATGCTAAATACCGCACCTGCGGCGGTTTTGGCAACCTAATGTTTATACTGGCTCAGGTGGGTCAGTTTCCGCTCGCGGAATTCCGCCGGTGAGAGTGTGCTGACCTGTTTGAAAACCCGGCTGAAATAGGCGCGGTTCGGGAAGCCGGTGGCCTCTGCAATCTGATCAATGGAGAGATCGGAATGCTCGAGCAGGTGGCCGGCCCGGCTGATGCGGATCTGATTGACATAGCGTGCCGGCGAGGTGTGCAGGTATTTACTGAAAAGGCGGCACAGGGTTTCGATGCTGATGCCGGCTCGAGCAGCGAGCAGTTCGTTCGGCAGTTTTTCACTCATATGCTCGCTGATGTAGCGGATGACCGACTGCAGTCTTCCGGGGAGCGGTGGGGCCCAGCTGATGTCGCGGTGACTGATGCACAGATGGATAAGCGCCAGACTGCGGTGGAATATGCGGTTGGTTCCGGCGCTGCCACTGGAAATTTCTTCAGCGAGATTCTGTATGAGCTGCAGCTGAAAGCCGGTCGGTTTGATAATTACCGGAATTTGCTGGTGCGGGGTGAGGCGTTTTTCCAGGGAAAAATGGAACCATAGGTTCCGTACTGGCTGTTCACCGATGCAATGAAACAGGACATGATCCGGAATAAGCAGAATGCGGTCGGGTTTCAGTTCATAGCGCTGATGATCGAGTTCGATGCAGTGGCCGGGATCGAAGTTGTAGTAAAGCCGCCAGAATGGACTGAGTACATTCGGAAAATTCCAGTGGGTATTGCCTGGAATATAGCCCGCCTCGTGTAACGCAGGCAGTTCCGAGGTGGCGATGATGCCGCGCGGCTCAAACTCAATCCCTTTGCCGGAGTAGGGATTTTCGTAGGCCCCGAAATTTAATCTTTTGACAGAATCAGACATAAGAATGCACGGAGCGGATATAGCCGTATTTCGGGATCGGTGCAAACGTAATCTGTTATTGAGATTTAGTATTAACAGGAGGATACTATGCCTGAACTCGTTGAAGAAAAAATATGCTGGTACCGTAGCCCCATTGATAAAGAGCTGCGCAAAAAACTGATGGAACGAAGCGATGCCAAAGGTCTGGTTCACGTTGTTTCGCTGATTCTTCTGTCTCTGGCAACCGGTTTCGGTGTGTGGTATTCAGCGCATCATTTCCACTGGAGCATTACGCTGCTGGCACTGTTTATTCATGGAACCTGCTTCACGTTTCTGGGGGAGCATGCCGGTATTCATGAGCTGTCGCACGGAACTGTATTTAAGACGAAAGCTCTGAATGAATTTTTTCTGAAACTGATCGGGTTTTTTACCTGGAAAAATATTCATGTGTACCGTGCCAGCCATACCCGGCATCATATGGCTACGGTGCATTGTAAACAGGATCTGGAGGTTCCGCTTCCTTATAAAGTCACGCTGCGGCAATGGATCGGGTATTACACCTTCGACATGGATCGTTTTCTCAGCACCAACTGGCAGATTGTCCGCAATGCCTTCGGCGTATTGAGCGGCGAATGGGAAAACTTTCTCTTTCCCAAGGGTTCTAAAGACCGGAGAAAGGTTTTCGCCTATGCCCGCATCGTTCTCATGGGTCAGCTGCTGATTGTAGCCGGAATCATCTATTTGCAGGACTGGATTCTGCTGTTGCTTTTCACGTTTCCGACCTACGCCACCTGGCTGGCCTGGCTGGTGACGATTCCGCAGCATGCGGGGCTGCAGCCCAATACGCCGGATTTCCGACTATGCTGCCGGTCGGTCAAGGTCGATCCGTTCACGCTTTTTCTGCATTGGAATATGGATTACCACGTGGAGCATCATATGTTTGCCGGAGTGCCCTTCTATAATCTGCCGAAACTGAGGGAAGCGATTAAAGACGATCTGCCGCCGATGCGTCCGTTTTTCGAGACCTGGAAAGAGATCCGGCATACGCTGAAGAAGCAGAAAACGGATCCGACCTATTGTTATATTCCGGAGATCCCGAAGGGCTAGGGCAGTGCCCGTGCGAGGCGCGCAATCAGGTCCTTCGGGTCTTCGGTGCCGACCGAAATACGGATGAGCCAGCGTGAAGCACCGGCCTGTTCCGCCCATTCGAGTTCCTGATAGTGGGCGATCAGTACAAACGGGCAGCAGAGACTGAAGCTGGTTCCGAGGTTTGGACCTTTGGTGATTTCGAGGCGGTCGTAGACCGCTTCGGTGTACTTTTCAGGTTCTTTCAGAACGAAAGAAAGCAGGCCGCCGTAACCGCCGTCGGGTCGCCGGAACTGATCATAGATTTCCCGGTCGGTAAACATCGGATAATACACGGAATCAACGGCCGGGTGCTGATGCAGATATTCGCTGAGGGCCAATGCGCTGCGGTTGATCTGTCCAACCCGTTCCCGGAAGTTGCGCGAATCTTTTTCCAGCTGGATAATGTCGGCTCCGTAAAACGCTTCCGGTTCATGAATGGTGCGGAGTTCATTGCGGAGTGTGCGATAGAAATCCGACTTTTCGTTCAGAATCAGTGCCCCGCCCATGACGTCGCTGGTGCCGGAAAAGAATTTGGTCAGGCTGATAACCGAGATGTCGGAAACCGGCAGTGTATTCTGATTGATGCAGGCGCCGAGGGTTTCATCGATGATAATTGGAAAGTGGAACTGATCCGCCAGTTTGCGGAGTCTTTTCAGATCCACACACGTCAGCAGCGGATTGGAGGGAAATTCACAGAAAAGGCCGCTGATGGGGGATGTGGCTAAATCCTTTTCCAGCTGTTCCAGATCCGCGATATCGCCTTTATCATAAAACAGGGCGCGGTAGGGATTAAACTTTTCCTGCAGCTTGAGCGTAT from Verrucomicrobia bacterium S94 carries:
- a CDS encoding GNAT family N-acetyltransferase, yielding MFLVQATTDHILHAAKLFDLYRQFYDQPADPALAESYIRQRIVNNESAIFLAFEGGEAVGFVQLYPSFCSVDAIRIQILYDLYVKEAFRGNGIARSLMNKARAYSKASGAKRIDLLTGVENKAGRALYEKLDYYRSVDDFIGYSLNL
- a CDS encoding helix-turn-helix domain-containing protein, coding for MSDSVKRLNFGAYENPYSGKGIEFEPRGIIATSELPALHEAGYIPGNTHWNFPNVLSPFWRLYYNFDPGHCIELDHQRYELKPDRILLIPDHVLFHCIGEQPVRNLWFHFSLEKRLTPHQQIPVIIKPTGFQLQLIQNLAEEISSGSAGTNRIFHRSLALIHLCISHRDISWAPPLPGRLQSVIRYISEHMSEKLPNELLAARAGISIETLCRLFSKYLHTSPARYVNQIRISRAGHLLEHSDLSIDQIAEATGFPNRAYFSRVFKQVSTLSPAEFRERKLTHLSQYKH
- the nspC gene encoding carboxynorspermidine decarboxylase; the protein is MDIKTPAFIVDENLVRKNCEVLASVKQQTGCKILLALKGFALWPLFPIIGEYLDGVCASSPWEARLGREEFGKEVHAYAAAYSEADFAELLTLCDEIDFNSFHQLNRFRTAGDTDIKFGLRINPECSTQDPAHAIYDPCAPQSRLGIRRRDFEGQNLTGITGLHFHTLCEQNADDLQTTLQAVEEQFSDLLPQMDWVNFGGGHHITRDDYDIDLLVKLINAFKKKYGVQVILEPGEAVALNAGELVTSVLDIIDNNGAIAILDVSCTCHMPDVLEMPYRPEIENAALPGAKPYTYKLAGLSCLAGDIIGDYSFDEPLAVGDRLIFKDMAHYSMVKTTFFNGIQHPDIAVRRGDQVEILREFNYADYRARLA
- a CDS encoding saccharopine dehydrogenase family protein; protein product: MSKVLIIGAGGVSGVVVHKCAALPEVFSEIMLASRTKSKCDAIAAQLDRPIQTAQVDADDVPELVELIKRFGPELVINVALPYQDLHIMDACLETGVHYIDTANYEPEDTAKFEYKWQWAYHDRFKEAGLMALLGSGFDPGVTSVFCTYIQKHYLDEIHTIDIIDCNAGDHGYPFATNFNPEINIREVTAKGRYWENGEWIETEPLSVKRSFAVPEDIGDLNIYLMYHEELESLGKHIKGLKRARFWMSFGDSYLKHLEVLGNVGMTRIDEVEFNGQKIIPLQFLKTLLPDPSTLGPRTKGKTWIGCQVTGIKNGETRTITIYNTCDHQECYAEVKSQAISYTTGVPCMIGSKMVLEKKWSGKGVFNIEQMDPDPFMDDLNQYGLPWKVVEGAVAELD
- a CDS encoding PLP-dependent transferase; this encodes MTSRLHLKIYRVMPQETLRKNPLWRAEDLGKPVPNSPHAIAMCLPRWQDVIGYEEKNPVTMQKLHLGYPRFFYHPLVEAAVHKFSRRSDECAQLYTTRDAAERCAAYLWVNDPTAEISIRKTDGSAVHLISFPSTLAAQAKAYWQHAGEGISSRCAEALLNGIPAPDASAQAETLKKRIAGFSGATPENIFLFPSGMAAIHAAYIAVRQNRLEAPTAQFAFPYGDTLKLQEKFNPYRALFYDKGDIADLEQLEKDLATSPISGLFCEFPSNPLLTCVDLKRLRKLADQFHFPIIIDETLGACINQNTLPVSDISVISLTKFFSGTSDVMGGALILNEKSDFYRTLRNELRTIHEPEAFYGADIIQLEKDSRNFRERVGQINRSALALSEYLHQHPAVDSVYYPMFTDREIYDQFRRPDGGYGGLLSFVLKEPEKYTEAVYDRLEITKGPNLGTSFSLCCPFVLIAHYQELEWAEQAGASRWLIRISVGTEDPKDLIARLARALP